A single Neospora caninum Liverpool complete genome, chromosome VIIb DNA region contains:
- a CDS encoding GI23694, related, with protein MEESAGGDTREQMDASRATEERRSRKETPEEPRIATCIEIAQSVLEKVHRGVLALRQLGEQQALRQSSRASVLSSPSSSCSVSSSSHVSSSLSSVSSCPPPPRWSSSSVNSKPSSEARAPEGVKTGEDNTKDITEEGQEGAAHAPPGKAEGNAASRDKEEGFWDAFLERVKAPPHLVAVTAGKEDAGVSFLRSQKRAAEASGVRLSLLELDGSISLRNLRDHLRCLGGDAHRERKTRDTERAATRPGDESEKPDQQETNEEGNGNEEGKEEGKEGEEGDGLTQSCDEATSGRKSRPEDGQTETGVEERKRARIREKRSEIRRHLKNVLRELEDEAPDCVVPFAVPCVALAVLEILKAWKIPLPGASAAVVGASPRVGQAIALLLLQEQATVTLCHSRTKQLGEILKRSDVIIAAAGSPNLISADSVRRNAAVIDVGVSVSDKASRAKGRPCALLKESENAASHASDARSERVGEGQHAAPEETREKGRDEVPETAQARGEANGEKCANASVREAQERKAQKGDESGEIGKSGESGERRELERERGGESRGRKARQLGAVLVGDVDFHVKKKTRFLTPVPRGVGLVTGAVLMRQVLKAKILQLLRSLQRNKTNSKYP; from the exons ATGGAAGAGTCGGCCGGGGGCGACACGCGAGAACAGATGGACGCCTCTcgcgcgacagaagaaaggcgctcgaggaaagagacgccggaAGAGCCGCGGATTGCCACATGCATAGAAATCGCTCAGAGCGTCCTCGAAAAAGTCCACAGGGgtgtcctcgccctccgccaACTTGGGGAGCAACAAGCCTTGCGTCAgtcttctcgtgcttctgtgctgtcttctccttcgtcatcgtgttctgtctcgtcctcttctcatgtctcttcttctctgtcttctgtctcctcttgccCCCCACCGCCTCGCTGGTCTTCTTCGAGTGTGAATTCCAAGCCCTCTTCTGAGGCAAGAGCTCCAGAAGGAGTCAAGACTGGCGAAGACAACACGAAAGACATTACTGAAGAAGGCCAGGAGGGAGCAGCACACGCGCCGCCGGGGAAAGCAGAAGGAAATGCAGCGAGccgagacaaagaagaaggatTCTGGGACGCCTTTTTAGAGAGAGTCAAGGCCCCCCCCCACCTGGTGGCGGTGACTGCTGGAAAGGAAGATGCAGgagtctcctttctccggtcccagaagagagcggctgAAGCGTCTGGTGTTCGTCTGTCCCTACTCGAGTTGGACG gttCCATATCTCTCCGCAATTTGAGAGATCACCTTCGATGTCTAG gcggcgacgcgcacagagaacggaaaacCCGAGACACCGAACGCGCAGCGACACGCCCCGGAGACGAATCAGAGAAGCCAGACCAACAGGAAACGAAtgaggagggaaacggaaacgaagaaggaaaagaagaaggcaaagaggGGGAGGAAGGTGATGGTTTGACTCAAAGCTGTGACGAGGCGACAAGTGGAAGGAAGAGCAGGCCAGAAGATGGGCAGACGGAAACGGGTgtagaagagaggaagcgagcaCGCATCCGTGAAAAGAGGAGCGAAATAAGAAGACACCTCAAGAACGTCCTCAGAGAACTCGAGGACGAGGCCCCAGACTGCGTCGTGCCTTTCGCAGTGCCGTGCGTCGCCCTAGCAGTGCTGGAGATCCTGAAAGC gTGGAAGATTCCGCTCCctggcgcctccgcggccgTCGTCGGGGCGAGCCCTCGCGTTGGCCAGGCGAttgctctccttctcctgcaGGAGCAAGCGACAGTGACATTGTGTCACAGCCGCACGAAGCAGCTGGGCGAAATCCTCAAGCGTTCAGACGTCATTATCGCGGCCGCTG GCTCCCCAAATCTTATCTCTGCCGACAGCGTCCGCCGCAACGCCGCCGTGATCGACGTCGGCGTGAGTGTTTCCGACAAGGCGAGCCGCGCAAAGGGTCGTCCCTGCGCTCTGctgaaagagagcgagaacgccGCGAGTCACGCGAGCGACGCACGAAGCGAGCGAGTCGGAGAAGGCCAACACGCAGCTCCAgaagaaaccagagagaaaggaagggatGAAGTCCCAGAGACGGCACAGgcaagaggagaagcgaacggagaAAAGTGTGCGAATGCAAGTGTGAGAGAGgcacaagagaggaaggcgcagaaaggagacgagagcggcgagatcggcaagagcggcgagagcggcgagagacgcgaactggagagagagcgaggaggggagtcgagaggcagaaaagcgcGACAGTTAGGGGCTGTTCTAGTGGGAGATGTAGACTTCcacgtgaagaagaaaacgcggttTCTAACACCTGTCCCTCGAGGTGTAGGTCTCGTGACTGGGGCAGTGCTTATGCGACAGGTTCTCAAAGCAAAAATTCTGCAACTTCTTCGCAGTCTGCAGAGAAATAAAACGAACAGCAAATATCCATGA